Proteins found in one Triticum aestivum cultivar Chinese Spring chromosome 4D, IWGSC CS RefSeq v2.1, whole genome shotgun sequence genomic segment:
- the LOC123097913 gene encoding small polypeptide DEVIL 11 has translation MEFYDDEKWKFSKKSRNNGSCRRVSSGGGGGGDPFLKRSASTRDQAIGRRASATAAASASGCAAPSFSSRCAGLVKEQRARFYIMRRCVTMLVCWKDCS, from the coding sequence ATGGAGTTCTACGATGACGAGAAGTGGAAGTTCtccaagaagagccggaacaacgGCAGCTGCAGGCGCGTCTccagcggcgggggcggcggcggcgacccgtTCCTCAAGAGGTCGGCCAGCACAAGGGACCAGGCGATCGGCCGGCGGGCGAGCGCCACCGCGGCCGCCTCGGCGAGCGGGTGCGCGGCGCCTTCGTTCTCGAGCCGGTGCGCGGGGCTGGTGAAGGAGCAGCGGGCGCGCTTCTACATCATGCGCCGCTGCGTCACCATGCTCGTCTGCTGGAAGGACTGCTCGTAG